One window of the Shewanella maritima genome contains the following:
- a CDS encoding response regulator yields the protein MLDISNKQDLTAIERILIVEDDDFQRHLVNKQVTKLCNAEVVAAEDGEAAMLAMINGFQPDVIFCDLNMPGVDGIELLRIIATLHFTGHIVLLSAESDEILQSVKLMSKSYGFASVNSLKKPITSKDLELVLLQALQTTSHKPQQHTDSAAQGFTDVELTQAMFHNQLCLFYQPMSTQLKSRSLVQKP from the coding sequence ATGCTAGATATTTCAAATAAGCAAGATTTAACCGCGATTGAGCGTATTCTGATTGTTGAAGATGACGACTTTCAACGCCACCTAGTTAACAAACAAGTTACCAAGTTATGTAATGCAGAAGTCGTAGCGGCAGAGGATGGTGAAGCCGCGATGCTGGCGATGATTAATGGTTTTCAGCCTGACGTGATTTTTTGCGATTTAAATATGCCTGGTGTTGACGGCATTGAGTTACTGAGAATTATTGCAACTTTGCATTTTACCGGTCATATCGTGCTGCTAAGTGCAGAGTCTGATGAGATTTTGCAGTCGGTTAAGCTAATGTCTAAAAGCTATGGTTTTGCCAGTGTAAACAGTTTGAAAAAGCCTATTACTAGCAAAGATCTTGAGCTGGTGTTGCTGCAAGCGTTGCAAACGACGTCGCATAAACCTCAACAGCATACCGATAGCGCTGCGCAAGGGTTTACAGACGTAGAGCTCACTCAAGCTATGTTTCATAATCAGCTGTGCTTG